In Arthrobacter sp. QXT-31, one genomic interval encodes:
- the holA gene encoding DNA polymerase III subunit delta — MAAAQQRSKTPAANSASWRDVTPASVVLITGPEEYLGIRAMDRIRTQVRAAAPDVEVTRLSAGAYEAGALAMNVSPSLFGESKLIEVDGLEAMNDAFLADGLTYLKQVEQDAVLVLRHGGGTRGKKLLDAVKAGGWPIVDCQPLKKDAEKTAFVTAEFKAAGRRITPEAVQSLVNAVGANLSELAAACSQLIADASTAVDGDMVDRYYGGRIEATAFKVADAAMAGNGPLALSTLRHALATGADPVPLVAALAAKLRTVAKVAGAKGSAAQIAKQLGMQPWLVEQAQRDVRRWTPEGLARSIQVTAEADAQVKGLSRDPVYAVEHAVTVIASAARGR; from the coding sequence GTGGCCGCTGCTCAGCAACGATCCAAGACGCCCGCCGCCAACTCGGCGTCCTGGCGGGACGTCACGCCTGCGTCGGTCGTCCTGATCACGGGTCCCGAGGAGTACCTCGGCATCCGGGCGATGGACCGGATCCGGACCCAGGTGCGGGCAGCAGCACCCGATGTGGAGGTCACCAGGCTCAGTGCCGGCGCCTACGAGGCCGGGGCCCTGGCCATGAACGTCAGCCCCTCACTGTTCGGTGAGAGCAAGCTGATCGAGGTGGATGGCCTCGAAGCGATGAACGACGCCTTCCTGGCAGACGGACTGACCTATCTCAAACAGGTCGAGCAGGACGCCGTCCTCGTGCTCCGGCACGGCGGCGGGACCCGCGGCAAAAAGCTGCTCGACGCTGTGAAAGCCGGTGGCTGGCCGATTGTCGACTGCCAGCCCCTGAAGAAGGACGCGGAAAAGACCGCCTTTGTCACGGCGGAGTTCAAGGCCGCCGGCAGGCGGATCACGCCCGAAGCAGTTCAGTCCCTGGTCAACGCCGTCGGCGCCAACCTGTCCGAGTTGGCGGCCGCATGCAGCCAGCTCATTGCCGATGCCTCGACCGCCGTGGACGGGGACATGGTTGACCGGTACTACGGCGGTCGGATCGAGGCGACGGCCTTCAAGGTTGCCGATGCCGCCATGGCCGGGAACGGTCCCCTCGCCCTGTCAACGCTCCGCCACGCCCTGGCCACAGGTGCCGATCCGGTACCCCTCGTCGCGGCGTTGGCGGCTAAGTTGCGGACGGTCGCCAAAGTGGCCGGCGCCAAGGGGTCAGCTGCGCAGATCGCCAAGCAACTGGGCATGCAGCCCTGGTTGGTGGAGCAGGCGCAGCGCGACGTCCGCAGGTGGACGCCGGAAGGCCTGGCCCGGTCCATCCAGGTCACGGCCGAGGCCGACGCGCAGGTCAAGGGACTTTCCCGTGATCCCGTCTACGCCGTCGAGCACGCCGTCACAGTGATTGCGTCGGCCGCCCGCGGCCGATAA
- the rpsT gene encoding 30S ribosomal protein S20, producing MANIKSQKKRILTNEKARLRNNAVKSELKTAIRAVNTAVESADKEAATTALVSASRKLDKAVSKGVLHKNNAANRKSAISKKVNAL from the coding sequence GTGGCAAATATCAAGTCCCAGAAGAAGCGCATCCTGACCAACGAGAAGGCTCGCCTGCGCAACAACGCAGTCAAGTCCGAGCTGAAGACGGCCATCCGCGCCGTCAACACCGCCGTTGAGTCCGCTGACAAGGAAGCTGCTACTACTGCGCTCGTTTCTGCCAGCCGTAAGCTGGACAAGGCTGTCAGCAAGGGTGTTCTGCACAAGAACAACGCTGCAAACCGCAAGTCGGCGATCTCCAAGAAGGTCAACGCACTCTAA
- a CDS encoding type II toxin-antitoxin system PemK/MazF family toxin has product MALNLSSIGGAVRASLRFLGVLRKPAARPSEVRGRSGSPSRLPAGVTGTYPGDFTGTATLRYSPSPDGRPDPGEIVWTWVPFEEDHSRGKDRPVLLVGSHGRYLLGLMLTSKDHDGRSRGRLNHVDIGTGTWDRLGRPSEAKLDRVLQIHPADVRREGAVLDRKKFRLVADELRRLRGWK; this is encoded by the coding sequence ATGGCTTTGAACCTCTCCTCCATCGGCGGCGCCGTCCGTGCTTCCCTTCGCTTCCTGGGCGTGCTGAGGAAGCCCGCAGCCCGCCCGTCGGAGGTCCGGGGCAGGTCCGGAAGCCCATCCCGGTTGCCCGCCGGCGTCACCGGGACATACCCGGGCGACTTCACCGGCACGGCAACCCTGCGGTACTCCCCCTCCCCCGACGGCCGCCCGGACCCGGGTGAGATCGTGTGGACGTGGGTTCCCTTCGAAGAGGACCATTCCCGCGGCAAGGACCGGCCGGTCCTCCTGGTCGGCAGTCATGGGCGGTATCTGCTGGGCCTGATGCTGACCAGCAAGGACCATGACGGCCGTTCTCGCGGCCGGCTCAACCACGTGGATATCGGCACCGGAACCTGGGACAGGCTGGGCCGGCCCAGCGAGGCGAAGCTGGACCGCGTCCTGCAGATCCACCCGGCCGACGTCCGGCGGGAGGGTGCCGTGCTGGACCGGAAGAAGTTTAGGCTGGTGGCGGACGAGTTGCGGCGTCTGCGCGGCTGGAAATGA
- the lepA gene encoding translation elongation factor 4: MSPMARTAPVPAATDPAIIRNFCIIAHIDHGKSTLADRMLQFTGVVQQRDMKAQYLDRMDIERERGITIKSQAVRMPWELDGVSYALNMIDTPGHVDFTYEVSRSLAACEGAILLVDAAQGIEAQTLANLYLAMENDLTIIPVLNKIDLPAAQPEKYAAELAGLIGGDPEDVLLVSGKTGVGVEALLDKIVRDLPAPVGDPEAPARAMIFDSVYDTYRGVVTYVRVVDGMLHPRERIQMMSTKASHELLEIGVSAPEPTPSKGLGVGEVGYLITGVKDVRQSKVGDTVTNLAKPAAESLGGYEDPKPMVFSGLYPLDGTDYPVLRDALDKLKLNDAALVYEPETSAALGFGFRVGFLGLLHLEIVRERLEREFNLDLISTAPNVVYEVTLEDKSHVTVTNPSEFPAGKIKEVQEPMVAATILAPNEFVGAIMELCQGRRGQMRGMDYLSEDRVELRYWIPLAEIVFDFFDLLKSKTRGYASLDWKADGEQVADLVKVDILLQGEQVDAFSAITHKDKAYAYGVMMTGKLRELIPRQQFEVPIQAAIGSRIIARESIRAIRKDVLAKCYGGDISRKRKLLEKQKEGKKRMKMVGRVEVPQEAFIAALTTDDSSKDKAKK, encoded by the coding sequence GTGTCTCCCATGGCCCGCACCGCCCCGGTGCCCGCCGCGACAGATCCGGCCATTATTCGGAACTTCTGCATCATCGCGCACATTGACCACGGTAAGTCCACCCTGGCCGACCGCATGCTGCAGTTCACCGGCGTCGTGCAGCAGCGCGACATGAAGGCCCAGTACCTGGACCGCATGGACATCGAGCGCGAACGCGGCATCACCATCAAGTCCCAGGCTGTGCGCATGCCCTGGGAACTCGACGGCGTCAGCTACGCCCTCAACATGATCGACACCCCGGGCCACGTGGACTTCACCTATGAGGTGTCCCGTTCGCTTGCCGCCTGCGAGGGCGCCATCCTGCTGGTGGACGCAGCGCAGGGCATCGAGGCCCAGACGCTCGCCAACCTGTACCTGGCGATGGAAAACGACCTCACCATCATCCCGGTCCTCAACAAGATCGACCTGCCCGCAGCCCAGCCGGAGAAGTACGCAGCCGAACTCGCAGGCCTCATCGGCGGCGACCCCGAGGACGTTCTGCTGGTATCGGGCAAGACCGGCGTGGGCGTTGAGGCGCTGCTGGACAAGATCGTGCGCGACCTGCCCGCACCCGTTGGCGACCCGGAAGCCCCCGCCCGGGCCATGATCTTCGACTCCGTCTACGACACCTACCGTGGCGTGGTCACGTACGTCCGTGTGGTGGACGGCATGCTCCACCCGCGTGAGCGCATCCAGATGATGTCCACCAAGGCCAGCCACGAGCTCCTGGAGATCGGCGTCAGCGCCCCGGAACCCACGCCCTCCAAGGGCCTCGGCGTCGGCGAGGTGGGCTATCTCATCACCGGCGTAAAGGACGTCCGGCAGTCCAAGGTTGGCGACACCGTCACCAACCTGGCCAAGCCCGCCGCCGAATCGCTGGGCGGCTACGAGGACCCGAAGCCCATGGTGTTCTCCGGCCTCTACCCCCTCGACGGCACCGACTACCCGGTGCTCCGCGACGCCCTGGACAAGCTCAAGCTCAACGACGCGGCCCTGGTCTACGAGCCGGAAACCTCCGCCGCCCTCGGCTTCGGCTTCCGCGTGGGCTTCCTGGGCCTGCTGCACCTTGAAATCGTCCGTGAGCGGCTGGAGCGCGAGTTCAACCTGGACCTGATCTCCACTGCGCCAAACGTTGTTTACGAAGTCACGCTGGAGGACAAGAGCCACGTCACCGTGACCAACCCCAGCGAGTTCCCGGCCGGCAAGATCAAAGAGGTCCAGGAACCCATGGTGGCAGCCACCATCCTGGCGCCCAATGAATTCGTGGGCGCCATCATGGAGCTCTGCCAGGGCCGCCGCGGCCAGATGCGCGGCATGGACTACCTGTCCGAGGACCGCGTGGAGCTCCGCTACTGGATCCCGCTGGCCGAGATCGTCTTCGACTTCTTCGACCTGCTCAAGTCCAAGACGCGCGGCTACGCCTCGCTGGACTGGAAGGCCGACGGCGAACAGGTCGCCGACCTGGTCAAGGTGGACATCCTGCTTCAGGGCGAACAGGTGGACGCCTTCAGCGCCATCACGCACAAGGACAAGGCCTACGCCTACGGTGTGATGATGACCGGCAAGCTGCGCGAGCTCATCCCGCGGCAGCAGTTCGAGGTGCCCATCCAGGCCGCCATCGGGTCCCGGATCATCGCCCGCGAGTCCATCCGCGCCATCCGCAAGGACGTGCTGGCCAAGTGCTACGGCGGTGACATCTCCCGTAAGCGCAAACTGCTGGAGAAGCAGAAGGAAGGCAAGAAGCGCATGAAGATGGTGGGGCGCGTGGAAGTGCCGCAGGAAGCCTTCATCGCAGCCCTGACTACCGACGACTCCTCCAAGGACAAGGCCAAGAAGTAG
- the hemW gene encoding radical SAM family heme chaperone HemW, translated as MPSVLPLGDPAPSDGLLPPQALEGAASRAFGLYVHIPFCAVRCGYCDFNTYTATELGGGASQDAYASTAISEVDFAARVLEQSGLPARKLSTVFFGGGTPTLLPAGDLARILRAAIDRWGIEPGAEVTTEANPDSVTPESLQLLADAGFTRVSFGMQSAVPHVLKVLDRTHTPSRVPLVVQWARDAGLSVSLDLIYGTPGESMEDWRLSLETALSYQPDHISAYALIIEDGTKLAAQIRRGEVPGIDDDDHADKYELADRMITGAGLHWYEVSNWSATPEQACRHNLAYWRGDDWWGIGPGAHSHVGGVRWWNVKHPTAYAGRLGSGVSPAAGRETLDAETRRIEKVMLEARLSSGLDTAALSPSGRKAVAGLIADGLVVPQQVFRGRLVLTLKGRLLADAVVRRILPD; from the coding sequence ATGCCTAGCGTTCTTCCCCTGGGCGACCCCGCGCCGTCGGACGGCCTGCTGCCGCCGCAGGCGCTGGAGGGTGCAGCCAGCCGGGCCTTCGGGCTTTATGTGCACATCCCGTTTTGCGCGGTGCGCTGCGGGTACTGCGACTTCAACACCTACACCGCCACCGAGCTCGGAGGCGGGGCGTCCCAGGATGCCTACGCCTCCACCGCCATCTCGGAAGTGGACTTTGCCGCGCGGGTCCTTGAGCAGTCGGGCCTGCCGGCCCGGAAGCTGAGCACCGTGTTCTTCGGCGGCGGCACGCCTACGCTGCTCCCTGCCGGGGACCTGGCGCGAATCCTCCGCGCGGCCATCGACCGCTGGGGCATCGAACCCGGTGCCGAAGTGACCACGGAGGCCAACCCGGACTCGGTCACGCCCGAATCCCTGCAGCTGCTTGCCGATGCGGGATTCACTCGCGTGTCTTTCGGCATGCAGTCCGCTGTGCCCCACGTCCTGAAGGTCCTTGACCGGACCCACACCCCCAGCCGCGTCCCGCTCGTGGTGCAGTGGGCGCGCGACGCCGGCCTCTCGGTCAGCCTGGACCTGATCTACGGCACGCCGGGGGAGTCGATGGAGGACTGGCGCCTCTCGCTTGAGACGGCGCTGTCCTACCAGCCGGACCACATCAGCGCCTACGCGCTGATCATCGAGGACGGCACCAAGCTCGCCGCCCAGATCCGCCGTGGTGAAGTTCCGGGGATCGACGACGACGACCACGCCGACAAGTATGAGCTCGCCGACCGGATGATCACCGGCGCCGGCCTGCACTGGTACGAGGTCAGCAACTGGTCCGCGACGCCGGAGCAGGCGTGCCGCCACAACCTTGCCTACTGGCGCGGGGATGACTGGTGGGGGATCGGCCCTGGTGCGCACTCACACGTTGGCGGGGTGCGCTGGTGGAATGTCAAGCACCCCACCGCCTATGCCGGCCGGCTGGGTTCAGGCGTCTCCCCGGCGGCCGGCCGCGAGACGCTCGACGCGGAAACGCGCAGAATCGAAAAGGTGATGCTGGAGGCCCGGCTGTCCTCAGGGCTCGATACCGCTGCCCTCTCGCCGTCCGGAAGGAAGGCCGTGGCCGGGCTGATCGCCGACGGCCTGGTGGTACCGCAGCAGGTTTTCAGGGGCCGCCTGGTCCTGACGCTGAAGGGCCGCCTGTTGGCCGATGCCGTGGTCCGCAGGATCCTGCCCGACTGA
- a CDS encoding DUF4870 domain-containing protein, whose translation MAEDARDRRDTQSGQDLPQYHGVPANALPLTASEDRQWATLAHFGGILGCVPALLIYLIFRDRGPFTAQESKEALNFTLPPTIAAFVANLLVLLPVVGNLFAVLATLIWIALTCFAVSAGVHVNKGQPHRYQYNLRWIK comes from the coding sequence GTGGCAGAAGACGCTCGCGACCGCAGGGACACCCAGTCCGGCCAGGACCTGCCCCAGTACCATGGCGTTCCGGCCAACGCGCTTCCGCTGACGGCCAGCGAGGACCGGCAGTGGGCCACCCTGGCGCACTTCGGCGGCATCCTCGGGTGTGTTCCGGCCCTGCTGATCTACCTCATCTTCCGCGACCGCGGTCCCTTCACTGCGCAGGAGTCCAAGGAAGCGCTCAACTTCACCCTGCCGCCGACAATCGCGGCGTTCGTGGCGAACCTGCTGGTGCTGCTTCCCGTCGTCGGAAACCTGTTCGCGGTCCTCGCCACGCTCATTTGGATTGCGCTGACGTGTTTCGCGGTGTCCGCCGGCGTCCACGTCAACAAGGGCCAGCCGCACCGGTACCAGTACAACCTCCGCTGGATTAAGTAA
- a CDS encoding DUF3097 domain-containing protein encodes MQYQNWGPQEIAAPAKNSLPEVPVERGMVLEDAQSGWVGAVTRVEKSGGMHVVALEDRRGKSRSFKLGFGFLLEGQPIRLMPPAPKAKAAGSATATRTASGSVRVEGQRAQVAKASRIWVEGKHDAELVEKVWGDDLRVEGIVVEPLHGIDDLAAAVADFRPGPGRRLGVLVDHLVPDSKESRIADAVMASPGADGNVLIVGHPYVDVWQAIRPSVLGIPQWPVVPRGTDWKTGILTAFGWPHETKEDIGLGWQKLLGAVRTYADLEPALLGRVEEVIDFLTVP; translated from the coding sequence ATGCAGTACCAGAACTGGGGCCCGCAGGAGATTGCAGCTCCCGCCAAGAACAGCCTGCCCGAGGTACCGGTGGAGCGCGGGATGGTGCTCGAGGACGCCCAGTCCGGCTGGGTGGGCGCCGTGACCCGGGTGGAGAAGTCCGGCGGCATGCACGTGGTGGCGCTCGAAGACCGCCGCGGCAAGTCCCGGTCCTTCAAGCTTGGCTTCGGATTCCTCCTCGAGGGACAGCCGATCCGACTGATGCCGCCGGCTCCCAAGGCGAAAGCCGCCGGGTCCGCCACGGCCACACGGACGGCGTCGGGCTCGGTGCGCGTGGAGGGGCAGCGCGCCCAGGTGGCCAAGGCCAGCCGCATCTGGGTTGAAGGCAAGCATGATGCCGAGCTCGTGGAAAAAGTCTGGGGCGACGACCTCCGGGTGGAGGGCATCGTCGTCGAGCCCCTGCACGGCATCGATGACCTGGCGGCAGCGGTTGCCGATTTCCGGCCCGGTCCCGGCCGCCGGCTGGGGGTTCTGGTGGACCACCTGGTCCCCGACTCCAAGGAGTCCCGAATTGCCGACGCCGTGATGGCGTCCCCCGGCGCCGACGGGAATGTGCTGATCGTGGGCCACCCGTATGTGGATGTGTGGCAGGCGATCCGGCCGTCGGTGCTGGGAATTCCGCAGTGGCCCGTAGTGCCCCGCGGCACAGACTGGAAAACGGGGATCCTCACCGCCTTCGGCTGGCCGCACGAGACCAAGGAGGACATTGGCCTCGGCTGGCAGAAGCTCCTCGGCGCGGTGCGGACATACGCCGACCTCGAGCCCGCCCTGCTGGGCCGGGTGGAAGAGGTCATCGACTTCCTGACGGTGCCCTAG
- the hrcA gene encoding heat-inducible transcriptional repressor HrcA, whose amino-acid sequence MSEPRKLEVLRAIVEDYVHSREPVGSKALVERHHLGVSSATIRNDMAALEDEGLITAPHTSAGRIPTDKGYRLFVDQISAVKPLSPAEKRAIQTLLEGSEDLDDVLDRTARLLSQLTNQVAVVQYPHLSRAVVRHIEFVLLAPRKVLIVLIADSGKVDQRVVDAGQDLSDDTIAALRTRFLTGVAGTPVAILPQHLAAVVAGCAPAERPAAMALAKGLEGLAHNSREDRMVMAGTANLARSNVDFPLSIGPVLEALEEQVVMLRLLSDMAQDPRGVAVSIGRENPYDGLAEASVVATGYGPDATAKVGILGPTRMDYPTTMAAVRAVARYLSRILGP is encoded by the coding sequence GTGAGCGAACCACGGAAGCTTGAGGTGCTGCGCGCCATCGTGGAGGACTATGTCCATTCCCGCGAACCCGTCGGCTCCAAGGCGCTGGTGGAACGGCATCATCTGGGCGTTTCCAGCGCCACCATCCGCAATGACATGGCGGCACTGGAGGACGAGGGCCTCATCACGGCCCCGCACACCAGCGCAGGCAGGATTCCCACGGACAAGGGTTACCGCCTGTTCGTGGACCAGATCTCGGCGGTCAAACCTCTCTCTCCGGCGGAGAAGCGAGCCATCCAGACGCTGCTCGAGGGATCCGAGGACCTCGACGACGTCCTGGACCGGACGGCGAGGCTTCTGTCCCAGCTGACCAACCAGGTCGCCGTCGTGCAGTACCCGCACCTCAGCCGTGCCGTGGTCCGGCACATTGAATTCGTGCTCCTGGCGCCGCGCAAGGTGCTGATCGTACTGATTGCCGATTCCGGCAAGGTGGACCAGCGCGTTGTCGACGCCGGGCAGGACCTGTCAGACGACACAATCGCCGCCCTCCGAACCCGCTTCCTGACTGGCGTGGCCGGAACACCGGTGGCCATCCTGCCCCAGCACCTGGCCGCCGTCGTGGCCGGCTGCGCGCCGGCGGAACGCCCCGCGGCCATGGCCCTCGCGAAGGGACTGGAAGGCCTCGCCCACAACAGCCGCGAAGACCGCATGGTCATGGCAGGGACCGCCAACCTCGCGCGGTCCAACGTGGATTTCCCGCTCAGCATCGGACCAGTCCTGGAGGCCCTCGAGGAGCAGGTGGTGATGCTGCGGCTCCTGAGCGACATGGCGCAGGACCCGCGGGGAGTGGCCGTCAGCATCGGCCGCGAAAACCCCTACGACGGGCTGGCCGAGGCGTCGGTCGTGGCCACCGGCTACGGCCCTGACGCTACCGCCAAGGTGGGCATCCTCGGCCCCACCCGGATGGACTATCCCACCACCATGGCCGCCGTGCGCGCGGTGGCCCGCTACCTTTCGAGGATTCTGGGACCGTGA
- the dnaJ gene encoding molecular chaperone DnaJ: MSSHYDVLGVSPEATGEEIKKAYRKLARSLHPDVNPGEEAAERFKAVTHAYEVLSDPQKRRVYDTTGNENGTDNGFGGGGYAGQGFAFQDIFDTFFGAGGTTGPASRVRRGQDALISVRIELRDAVFGVNKKLEVDTAVTCPTCEGSCCQPGTHPERCDICGGSGQVQRAVRSILGQVMTAAPCGSCEGFGTVIKDPCNECSGQGRIRSRRSLTIKVPAGVATGTRIQLSGQGEAGPAGGPSGDLYVEIRVNNDSTYVREGDDLHATLNIPMTAAALGTELSLETFDGKQEIDVKAGTQSGEIITLRGLGVTHLRGYGRGDLKVHLQVETPSKLDPAQEDLLRQLAKLRGEQFSEGKLAASGGVFAKLRDRLGNL; this comes from the coding sequence TTGAGCAGCCACTACGACGTTCTTGGAGTCTCCCCGGAAGCCACCGGCGAAGAGATCAAAAAGGCCTACCGCAAGCTGGCCCGCTCCCTTCACCCGGACGTCAACCCGGGCGAAGAGGCCGCGGAACGGTTCAAGGCCGTAACCCACGCCTATGAGGTGCTGTCCGATCCGCAGAAGCGCAGGGTCTACGACACCACCGGCAACGAGAATGGCACCGACAACGGCTTCGGCGGCGGCGGCTACGCCGGGCAGGGCTTCGCGTTTCAGGACATCTTCGACACCTTCTTCGGCGCCGGCGGCACTACCGGACCTGCGTCCCGCGTCCGCCGCGGCCAGGACGCGCTCATCAGTGTCCGGATCGAGCTGCGCGACGCCGTCTTCGGCGTCAACAAGAAGCTGGAAGTGGACACGGCCGTCACCTGCCCCACGTGTGAAGGGTCCTGCTGCCAGCCGGGCACGCATCCGGAACGCTGCGACATCTGCGGCGGCAGCGGCCAGGTCCAGCGGGCAGTCCGCTCCATCCTGGGCCAGGTCATGACCGCCGCACCCTGCGGTTCCTGCGAGGGCTTCGGCACAGTCATCAAGGACCCCTGCAACGAGTGCAGCGGCCAGGGCCGCATCCGCAGCCGACGCTCCCTGACCATCAAGGTCCCCGCCGGCGTGGCCACCGGAACACGGATCCAGCTCTCGGGACAGGGCGAGGCCGGCCCCGCGGGCGGACCGTCCGGTGACCTCTACGTGGAAATCCGCGTCAACAATGACTCCACCTACGTCCGCGAGGGCGACGACCTGCACGCAACCCTGAACATCCCCATGACTGCTGCCGCCCTCGGCACGGAACTGAGCCTGGAGACCTTCGACGGGAAGCAGGAGATCGATGTCAAGGCGGGCACCCAGTCCGGCGAGATCATCACGCTCCGAGGCCTTGGCGTCACCCACCTGCGCGGCTACGGCCGCGGCGACCTCAAGGTCCACCTGCAGGTGGAAACGCCGTCCAAGCTCGACCCCGCGCAGGAAGACCTGCTCCGGCAGCTGGCCAAGCTCCGCGGTGAACAGTTCTCCGAGGGCAAGCTCGCGGCGAGCGGCGGCGTCTTCGCCAAGCTGCGGGACCGCCTCGGTAACCTGTAG
- a CDS encoding 16S rRNA (uracil(1498)-N(3))-methyltransferase, giving the protein MSNPVFFTPAGTLDSTAPGSLFILDGAEARHAVTVKRLAVGEQVDIADGAGRRITGTVTEAAPAELTVECTSVSMEQRPDVRLVLVQALAKGDRDELAIETATELGIDAVIPWQSERSIVRWKGDRAAKAHGKWQSAVTAAAKQARRAWIPEVRPAVDTPALAKEVAGAGLAVILHEDAVTPLRQVLANWYGKWSEEHQGAGADATEILLVVGPEGGIGPREVTRLCSAGAVTALLGPHVLRSSTAGPAGVVVASDVLGRW; this is encoded by the coding sequence GTGAGCAACCCCGTATTCTTCACCCCGGCCGGCACGCTGGACAGCACCGCTCCCGGTTCCCTGTTCATCCTCGACGGCGCCGAGGCCCGGCACGCCGTTACGGTCAAACGGCTGGCGGTGGGGGAGCAGGTGGACATTGCCGACGGTGCCGGCAGGCGCATCACCGGGACGGTCACCGAAGCCGCCCCCGCCGAACTGACTGTCGAATGCACGTCCGTCAGCATGGAGCAGCGGCCGGACGTCCGGCTGGTCCTCGTGCAGGCACTCGCCAAGGGCGACCGCGATGAGTTGGCGATCGAAACCGCCACCGAACTCGGCATCGACGCGGTGATCCCCTGGCAGTCGGAACGCTCCATCGTCAGGTGGAAGGGTGACCGGGCAGCCAAGGCCCATGGCAAATGGCAGTCCGCCGTAACGGCCGCCGCCAAGCAGGCGCGCCGCGCCTGGATCCCCGAGGTGCGTCCCGCCGTCGACACCCCGGCCCTGGCCAAAGAGGTGGCAGGCGCGGGTCTTGCCGTCATTCTGCACGAGGACGCGGTCACGCCGCTGCGGCAGGTCCTCGCCAATTGGTACGGCAAGTGGTCGGAGGAACACCAGGGGGCGGGAGCGGACGCCACCGAGATCCTCCTCGTCGTCGGCCCCGAAGGGGGCATCGGCCCCCGCGAGGTCACCCGGCTGTGCAGCGCGGGTGCGGTCACGGCGCTGCTGGGACCGCATGTGCTGCGGTCATCGACCGCCGGACCGGCCGGCGTCGTGGTTGCCAGCGACGTCCTCGGACGCTGGTAG
- a CDS encoding GerMN domain-containing protein, with the protein MRSVMLSAVLPAALLLSGCIADPGPAGTAANSPTSSSRRAAGTDGVPTTSAPLETTQSSNKAPVYWIGRSNSNVFLYREFRDVPDDENPITRALRAMMSETPLDPDFFTPWQNPKNLATSISGTNVITVDVSADAFNSNLDADMAQRAIQQLVYTATAAGASSGLIDAGQQIEVVILVDGHTDYLAFKHVKLGAPTPRSAGMVAPVWIIDPQEGTGVGDGRVKISGRSTVPNGKLHWRILKVQDNGDKENYLTGEVSAAADPAAAGVFGITVNLAPGNYEVRVSQINPGRAEDEPNVDSRGFTVR; encoded by the coding sequence ATGCGCTCCGTCATGCTGTCCGCCGTGCTTCCTGCTGCCCTGCTGCTGTCCGGGTGCATCGCCGACCCCGGTCCCGCGGGGACCGCCGCAAATTCTCCGACGTCCTCGTCCCGGCGGGCCGCCGGCACCGACGGCGTTCCCACCACCAGCGCGCCGCTGGAAACAACGCAGTCGTCCAATAAGGCGCCCGTCTATTGGATCGGGCGGAGCAACAGCAACGTGTTCCTGTACCGCGAGTTCCGCGACGTGCCGGACGATGAAAACCCCATCACGCGGGCCCTTCGCGCCATGATGTCGGAGACGCCGCTGGATCCGGACTTCTTCACGCCATGGCAGAACCCCAAGAACCTCGCCACATCGATCTCGGGCACCAACGTCATTACCGTGGACGTTTCCGCGGACGCCTTCAACAGCAACCTTGACGCGGACATGGCCCAGCGGGCCATCCAGCAACTCGTCTACACGGCCACGGCCGCCGGCGCCAGTTCGGGGCTGATCGACGCCGGCCAGCAGATCGAAGTGGTGATCCTGGTGGACGGGCACACCGATTACCTGGCCTTCAAACACGTCAAGCTCGGTGCGCCCACACCCCGCAGCGCCGGAATGGTGGCGCCGGTGTGGATCATTGATCCGCAAGAGGGCACCGGGGTCGGCGACGGGCGCGTCAAGATCTCCGGGCGAAGCACCGTGCCCAACGGCAAACTGCACTGGCGCATCCTGAAGGTCCAGGACAACGGCGACAAGGAAAACTACCTCACCGGCGAAGTCTCGGCGGCAGCCGATCCGGCCGCTGCCGGAGTCTTCGGCATCACGGTTAACCTCGCGCCCGGCAATTACGAGGTGCGCGTCTCCCAGATCAACCCCGGCCGGGCCGAGGATGAACCGAACGTGGACTCCCGCGGGTTTACTGTCCGCTAG